From the Thermococcus sp. 18S1 genome, one window contains:
- a CDS encoding sodium-dependent transporter: protein MEQQRDQWATKIGLILAMAGNAVGLGNFVRFPTQVAQNGGGAFMVPYFIALFFLGIPVMWIEWVAGRYGGKYGHGTLGPTYYLMARERVKPKSALWWGVISGMLAFSLTVLLNSYYLHLIGWSAAYSYFSATGAYFGQNTGEFFGNYLGNHAQVMLFWGITVILLAIAVGQGVSKGIERWVKVMMPLLYVFAIIMVGYVFVLGSPIDPNWSTIDGFRFIWSPNWAYLKDHFATVMLAATGQIFFTLSLGMGIIQNYASYLGPDDDVALSGLATVSLNEFAEVVLGGSLAVPLATAYAPKIVPPEILEQGKNEALAWIGQKFGLGFSYTSLPNVFVSMGDIGKLFGAMWFLLLWFAGFTSAIAMYNYLTALLEEDLNIKRKVGTWVVLVLYFIAGLPVVYISGYLDQVDAWVSFQLTLLALFDIIVAVYLFKPDNFWKELHQGAYMKVPGWYKPILLYIAPILLLIPLIGSAQSLVGATLEWPARLAIIFMWIIGAVESYYSIKRKYGEELEKNEVIIRV from the coding sequence GTGGAACAACAGAGGGATCAATGGGCAACTAAGATTGGTTTGATTTTAGCAATGGCTGGAAACGCCGTCGGTCTGGGCAACTTCGTGAGGTTTCCAACGCAGGTTGCCCAGAACGGTGGCGGAGCCTTTATGGTGCCGTACTTTATAGCTCTGTTCTTCCTAGGAATACCAGTGATGTGGATTGAGTGGGTCGCCGGTCGCTACGGTGGAAAGTATGGTCACGGTACCCTCGGTCCGACGTACTACCTTATGGCCAGGGAGCGTGTCAAACCAAAGAGCGCACTGTGGTGGGGAGTCATCAGCGGAATGCTGGCCTTTTCACTGACGGTTCTCCTGAACAGCTACTACCTCCACCTCATCGGCTGGTCAGCGGCTTATTCCTACTTCAGCGCTACGGGCGCCTACTTCGGCCAGAACACCGGAGAGTTCTTCGGCAACTACCTCGGCAACCACGCCCAGGTTATGCTGTTCTGGGGCATAACCGTTATACTCCTTGCCATAGCCGTCGGACAGGGTGTCAGCAAGGGTATTGAGCGCTGGGTTAAGGTCATGATGCCGCTCCTCTACGTCTTCGCCATTATAATGGTCGGCTACGTGTTCGTCCTCGGCTCACCAATAGACCCTAACTGGAGCACCATTGACGGATTCAGGTTCATCTGGAGCCCCAACTGGGCGTACCTCAAGGACCACTTCGCGACGGTCATGCTCGCCGCAACCGGACAGATATTCTTCACCCTCTCGCTCGGTATGGGTATCATCCAGAACTACGCCAGCTACCTCGGCCCGGATGACGACGTTGCCCTCAGCGGTCTCGCGACGGTCTCCCTGAACGAGTTCGCGGAGGTCGTCCTTGGTGGTTCACTCGCCGTCCCGCTGGCGACCGCCTACGCCCCCAAGATCGTGCCGCCCGAGATTCTCGAGCAGGGTAAGAACGAGGCCCTCGCTTGGATAGGCCAGAAGTTCGGCCTTGGATTCTCCTACACCAGCCTGCCCAACGTCTTCGTCAGCATGGGCGACATAGGAAAGCTCTTCGGAGCAATGTGGTTCCTCCTCCTCTGGTTCGCGGGCTTCACCTCAGCCATAGCCATGTACAACTACCTCACCGCCCTCCTCGAGGAGGACCTCAACATCAAGAGGAAGGTCGGAACCTGGGTAGTGCTCGTGCTCTACTTCATCGCGGGCCTCCCGGTCGTGTACATCAGCGGCTACCTCGACCAGGTTGACGCATGGGTCAGCTTCCAGCTCACCCTGCTGGCGCTCTTCGACATCATAGTCGCAGTGTACCTGTTCAAGCCGGACAACTTCTGGAAGGAGCTGCACCAGGGAGCTTACATGAAAGTCCCTGGATGGTACAAGCCGATACTGCTCTACATAGCCCCAATACTCCTGCTGATACCGCTGATAGGATCCGCCCAGAGCCTCGTTGGAGCAACCCTTGAGTGGCCGGCCAGACTGGCAATAATCTTCATGTGGATCATCGGTGCAGTGGAGAGCTACTACTCCATCAAGCGCAAGTACGGCGAGGAGCTCGAGAAGAACGAGGTCATCATAAGGGTCTGA